From the Peromyscus leucopus breed LL Stock chromosome 8b, UCI_PerLeu_2.1, whole genome shotgun sequence genome, one window contains:
- the Osbpl7 gene encoding LOW QUALITY PROTEIN: oxysterol-binding protein-related protein 7 (The sequence of the model RefSeq protein was modified relative to this genomic sequence to represent the inferred CDS: inserted 1 base in 1 codon), producing MDFQERDTPSLAESTQSSKPSSTQQASELWEVVEEPRGRLGAEDTMPERQEGHLLKKRKWPLKGWHKRYFVLEDGILHYATTRQDIAKGKLHGSIDVRLSVMSINKKAQRIDLDTEDNIYHLKIKSQDLFQSWVAQLRAHRLAQRLDMPGATHRKVPGTQTLTAGSASALPGVGPREKVSSWLRDSDGLDRCSHALSECQGKLQELHRLLQSLESLHRIPSAPVIPTHQASVTTERPKKGKRTSRMWCTQGFAKDDTIGRVGRLHGSVPNLSRYLESRDSSGHRGLPPPDYAHLQRSFWALAQKVHSSLSSVLVALTTERDRLRDLHQGSELSRMAVSEAPDGQRRLHSLSISSDTTADSFSSLNPEEQEALYMKGRELTPQLSQSSVLSLADSHTEFFDACEVLLSASSSENEGSEEEESCASEITTSLSEEVLDLRGADCYQKGGCVPGIAVGPPRRRCLPXASGPGTDVSLWNILRNNIGKDLSKVSMPVQLNEPLNTLQRLCEELEYSSLLDQASRMADPCERMVYIAAFAVSAYSSTYHRAGCKPFNPVLGETYECERPDRGFRFISEQVSHHPPISACHAESENFIFWQDMKWKNKFWGKSLEIVPVGTVNVSLPRFGDHFEWNKVTSCIHNILSGQRWIEHYGEVLIRNTQDSSCHCKITFCKAKYWSSNIHEVQGAVLSRSGRVLHRLFGKWHEGLYRGPPPGGQCIWKPNSMPPDHERNFGFTQFALELNELTAELKRTLPSTDTRLRPDQRYLEEGNIQAAEAQKRRIEQLQRDRRRVMEENNIVHQARFFRRQTDGSGKEWWVTNHTYWRLRAEPGYGNLDGAVLW from the exons ATGGACTTCCAAGAACGGGACACTCCCTCCCTGGCTGAGAGTACTCAATCGTCAAAGCCCAGTAGTACCCAGCAG GCCTCCGAGCtgtgggaggtggtggaggagccTCGGGGCAGACTGGGAGCAGAGGACACCATGCCCGAGAGACAGGAAGGACACCTGCTCAAGAAGAGGAAGTGGCCTCTTAAGGGCTGGCACAAG AGGTACTTTGTGCTCGAGGATGGGATCCTCCACTATGCCACGACTCGACAAGAT ATCGCCAAGGGGAAGCTCCATGGCTCCATCGATGTCCGGCTGTCAGTCATGTCCATCAACAAAAAGGCCCAGCGCATTGACCTTGACACTGAAGACAACATCTACCACCTAAAG ATCAAATCCCAGGACCTGTTCCAGAGCTGGGTGGCCCAGCTCCGAGCCCATCGCTTGGCCCAGCGTCTGGACATGCCCGGTGCCACTCACCGAAAG GTTCCTGGTACCCAGACGCTAACAGCAGGTAGTGCCTCAGCCTTACCTGGGGTTGGCCCTCGAGAGAAAGTGTCATCCTGGCTGAGGGACAGTGATGGGCTAGACCGCTGCTCTCATG cgCTCTCGGAATGCCAGGGTAAGCTCCAGGAGTTACACAGACTCCTTCAGAGCCTGGAGTCCCTACACCGAATCCCCTCGGCCCCTGTGATCCCCACACACCAG GCCTCGGTGACAACTGAGAGACCCAAGAAGGGGAAACGGACCAgtcgcatgtggtgcacacaggGCTTTGCCAAGGATGACACCATTGGACGG GTTGGTCGTCTCCATGGCTCTGTTCCCAACCTGTCTCGGTACCTGGAGTCTCGGGACTCTTCTGGCCACCGTGGGCTGCCACCTCCAGACTATGCCCACCTGCAGCGCAGTTTCTGGGCCCTGGCCCAGAAGG TCCACAGCTCCCTCAGCAGCGTCCTGGTTGCCCTCACCACAGAACGGGATCGACTGAGAGACCTGCATCAGGGCTCAGAGCTGTCGAGGATGGCG GTCTCTGAGGCCCCAGATGGTCAGAGACGCCTCCACTCACTATCCATCTCCTCAGACACCACAGCAGACTCCTTCAGTTCCCTCAATCCGGAGGAG CAAGAAGCTCTGTACATGAAAGGCCGAGAGCTGACCCCCCAGCTGTCCCAGAGCAGTGTGTTGTCCCTCGCTGACTCCCACACCGAGTTCTTCGATGCCTGTGAGGTTCTCCTTTCCGCTAGCTCTTCTGAGAACgag GGCTCTGAGGAAGAGGAGTCATGTGCCAGTGAGATCACCACCAGCCTGTCTGAGGAGGTGTTGGACCTCAGGGGAGCCGACTGCTATCAAAAAG GGGGGTGTGTCCCAGGGATCGCTGTAGGGCCCCCTCGCCGCCGCTGCCTGC CCGCCAGCGGACCCGGAACTGACGTGAGCCTGTGGAACATCCTCCGCAACAACATCGGCAAAGACCTGTCCAAGGTGTCCATGCCCGTGCAGCTCAACGAGCCGCTCAACACACTGCAGAGGCTCTGTGAGGAGCTGGAATACAGCAGCCTCCTGGACCAGGCCAGCCGCATGGCTGACCCCTGCGAGCGCATG GTGTACATTGCAGCCTTTGCCGTGTCTGCCTACTCCTCCACGTACCACCGGGCGGGATGCAAGCCCTTCAACCCGGTCCTGGGGGAGACCTACGAGTGTGAGCGGCCTGACCGGGGCTTCCGGTTTATCAGCGAGCAG GTCTCCCATCATCCCCCGATCTCCGCATGTCACGCAGAATCTGAGAACTTCATCTTCTGGCAAG ACATGAAGTGGAAGAACAAATTCTGGGGCAAATCCCTGGAGATCGTGCCTGTGGGGACAGTCAACGTCAGCCTGCCCAG GTTTGGGGACCACTTTGAGTGGAACAAGGTGACGTCCTGTATTCACAACATCCTGAGTGGCCAGCGCTGGATTGAGCACTACGGAGAGGTGCTTATCCGAAACACACAGGACAGTTCCTGCCACTGCAAGATCACCTTCTGCAAG GCCAAGTACTGGAGTTCCAACATCCACGAGGTACAAGGTGCGGTGCTCAGCCGGAGTGGTCGCGTCCTCCACCGCCTCTTCGGGAAGTGGCATGAGGGGCTGTACCGTGGCCCCCCACCGGGTGGGCAGTGCATTTGGAAACCCA ATTCGATGCCCCCAGACCATGAGCGAAACTTCGGCTTCACTCAGTTCGCCTTGGAGCTGAATGAGCTGACCGCAGAGCTGAAGCGGACACTGCCTTCCACCGACACACGGCTGCGGCCTGACCAGAG GTATCTGGAGGAGGGGAACATACAGGCCGCTGAGGCCCAGAAGAGGAGGATAGAGCAGCTGCAGCGGGACAGGAGGAGGGTGATGGAGGAGAACAACATAGTGCACCAGGCGCGCTTCTTCAG GCGGCAGACGGACGGCAGCGGCAAGGAGTGGTGGGTGACCAACCATACATACTGGAGGCTGCGCGCTGAGCCAGGCTATGGGAACCTGGATGGCGCTGTGCTCTGGTAG